In Vanessa atalanta chromosome 17, ilVanAtal1.2, whole genome shotgun sequence, one DNA window encodes the following:
- the LOC125070677 gene encoding protein wech: protein MTSFANMTQSLAASLPATSSSASGANPADQEDPMAMSHLLCNLFDTINKPPNLQPTASTTATSTIPYDIWALPSCSSLQNATAPNMREYNTVSNNNHQNHSKEDNSSGSPGTSSSVSITCFRCEERTPTTRCLECNDLFCHECCHKVTSDCQLREHTLLPIHQISPIGARPNSVTNDKEVMYCELHGDPVRYYCEACIIFICQECTLWVHKDHCYSPIKGALDMCRIGVFRAIEDTKTGTKAIKTAIDRAVAMSKAYEKETAEANMKIRKAMRCFAQAIEDREKYLLDKVEKMRQAKMNELTDHMNTLRGILAGLAHTNETLVRSMDSEGIDLFMAKEKGRAQVDYFSCMFKNMYVTEERIMFIPPNYDLVDQIKRQCDVQSAPANSLHSLSSSSSLQSRQSLLHSLQSAQTFTPLSYQMPATNSLRSLPDYTNSHTRSTNYYDHSISTSIAMDSNSARGIGQAIPGYWMSVSVKPTRSPVSGVPMFSFGREGQDEGQVSRPWGLCVDREGNIIVADRRNNRIQIFNSRGEFRTMFGSKGTGPGEFDLPAGITTDTYGRIIVIDKDNHRVQIFTSSGNFILKFGSFGKECGQFQYPWDVAVNTLGNIVVTDTRNHRIQLFTSDGTYITKFVFEGANPAKMLKGPTTPRGVCFTTSGNIIVSDFENHRLLMVDPTLSKVLHCVGREGSGIGELNRPSGIVTDDDGRIIVADSKNHRVLVFTSELRILWAVDLKSPGLDDKDRPSDVALTPEGFLVVLFETLPDTARDITSHGKQYIKVY, encoded by the coding sequence ATGACGTCGTTCGCAAATATGACGCAGTCACTCGCCGCTAGTTTGCCGGCTACCTCTAGTTCTGCGTCCGGTGCAAACCCCGCCGACCAAGAGGACCCCATGGCGATGTCGCATCTCCTCTGCAACCTCTTTGATACCATCAACAAGCCACCAAACCTTCAGCCGACCGCATCCACTACCGCGACGTCTACCATACCCTACGATATATGGGCTCTTCCATCGTGTAGTTCGTTACAGAACGCTACTGCACCTAACATGCGTGAGTACAATACTGTTTCCAATAATAACCACCAAAATCATTCTAAAGAAGATAATTCTAGCGGATCACCCGGCACGTCATCATCAGTCTCGATAACATGTTTCCGCTGCGAAGAACGCACTCCAACCACACGATGCCTTGAATGTAACGACCTTTTCTGTCATGAATGCTGTCACAAAGTAACTTCTGACTGCCAACTAAGGGAGCACACTCTGCTACCCATTCACCAAATATCACCCATTGGTGCTCGACCGAACTCGGTCACGAATGATAAAGAAGTAATGTATTGTGAGCTCCACGGAGATCCTGTTAGATATTATTGCGAGGCctgtatcatttttatatgcCAAGAGTGTACTTTATGGGTACATAAAGATCATTGCTATTCACCTATAAAAGGTGCACTTGATATGTGTAGAATTGGAGTTTTTAGAGCAATAGAAGATACAAAAACTGGAACGAAGGCTATCAAAACTGCCATAGATCGTGCAGTAGCAATGTCGAAAGCCTACGAAAAAGAAACAGCAGAAGCTAATATGAAAATTCGCAAAGCTATGCGTTGCTTCGCGCAGGCAATTGAAGACCGCGAAAAGTATTTGTTAGATAAGGTAGAAAAAATGCGTCAAGCTAAGATGAATGAGTTAACAGACCACATGAATACACTTCGCGGTATTCTCGCTGGTTTAGCACACACCAATGAAACTCTAGTGCGCAGCATGGATTCTGAGGGTATTGATTTGTTTATGGCCAAAGAAAAAGGAAGAGCACAAGTTGATTACTTTTcttgtatgtttaaaaatatgtatgtcacGGAAGAGCGCATTATGTTTATACCACCAAATTATGATTTAGTAGACCAAATAAAAAGGCAATGTGATGTCCAATCTGCTCCTGCAAATTCATTGCATTCTTTAAGCTCGTCCTCTTCACTGCAGTCGCGACAGTCGCTACTCCATTCATTACAATCAGCTCAAACGTTTACTCCTTTATCTTATCAGATGCCAGCTACTAATAGCCTACGATCGTTACCCGATTACACCAATAGTCATACAAGATCAACTAATTATTATGATCACAGTATCTCTACTAGTATAGCTATGGACTCTAACTCGGCACGCGGCATTGGACAAGCTATACCTGGATACTGGATGTCGGTTTCTGTGAAGCCCACTCGAAGTCCAGTATCTGGAGTTCCAATGTTTTCTTTTGGGAGAGAAGGTCAAGATGAAGGTCAAGTATCCAGGCCCTGGGGCTTATGTGTAGATAGAGAAGGAAATATAATAGTTGCAGATAGAAGAAATAACCGCATACAGATATTCAATAGTCGTGGCGAGTTTAGAACAATGTTTGGATCTAAAGGAACTGGCCCTGGAGAATTCGACCTTCCGGCTGGTATAACGACAGACACATATGGGCGTATAATAGTCATCGATAAAGATAATCACAGAGTTCAGATATTTACATCTTCAGGTAACTTTATCCTAAAGTTTGGTTCCTTCGGCAAAGAATGTGGTCAATTCCAATACCCATGGGATGTCGCTGTTAATACATTAGGTAATATTGTAGTGACCGATACCCGTAATCATCGCATTCAACTATTTACCAGTGATGGTACATATATAACCAAATTTGTTTTCGAAGGAGCTAATCCTGCCAAAATGTTGAAAGGTCCAACTACGCCGAGAGGTGTGTGTTTCACAACATCAGGAAATATCATAGTATCTGATTTTGAAAATCATCGTTTGTTAATGGTAGATCCAACACTATCGAAAGTTCTTCATTGTGTAGGTAGAGAAGGTTCGGGTATCGGTGAACTTAATCGCCCATCTGGAATCGTAACTGATGATGATGGTCGCATCATTGTAGCCGATTCGAAGAATCATCGTGTACTTGTTTTTACATCAGAGTTGCGTATTTTATGGGCTGTGGATTTAAAAAGCCCTGGGCTAGACGATAAAGATCGTCCAAGCGACGTAGCTCTCACTCCAGAAGGGTTTCTTGTTGTATTGTTCGAGACCTTGCCTGACACCGCCCGCGATATTACATCCCACGGCAAGCAATACatcaaagtatattaa